One Leucoraja erinacea ecotype New England chromosome 5, Leri_hhj_1, whole genome shotgun sequence DNA segment encodes these proteins:
- the LOC129697084 gene encoding LOW QUALITY PROTEIN: uncharacterized protein LOC129697084 (The sequence of the model RefSeq protein was modified relative to this genomic sequence to represent the inferred CDS: inserted 1 base in 1 codon), whose product MGGGGSKWRKAAVGPPLPAAGERELGCSEEGAGGEGLQRWDGEGRHRLWSSRAGTAGAGDWPPVMEREAGKAAAEGGDWSIQAXSSRRSQPSTWKLPKAPCGDCTPSIQCLAGGQRGAGGGGSSPDNPRPPRAAGAWPSALSGCSLSTSRRSPGSAHDVFMIKTRHVENNNLANGFQMSGKNMSNNLTPILYDYSEEELMASIEKEYS is encoded by the exons ATGGGCGGCGGCGGCAGTAAGTGGAGGAAGGCGGCGGTGGGACCCCCGCTGCCAGCCGCCGGAGAGAGGGAGTTGGGCTGCAGCGAGGAGGGAGCGGGCGGCGAAGGTCTACAGCGGTGGGACGGAGAGGGACGGCATCGCCTCTGGAGCAGCCGCGCCGGGACGGCCGGAGCAGGGGACTGGCCGCCCGTGATGGAGCGGGAAGCGGGCAAGGCAGCGGCTGAAGGCGGGGACTGGAGTATACAAG GATCCTCTCGGCGATCGCAGCCTTCCACGTGGAAGTTGCCGAAAGCGCCCTGTGGCGACTGCACGCCTTCCATCCAGTGCCTGGCCGGGGGACAGCGCGGCGccggtggcggcggcagcagcccgGACAACCCCCGCCCGCCGCGGGCAGCCGGAGCCTGGCCCTCGGCGCTGAGCGGCTGCTCCCTCAGCACCAGCCGCAGGAGCCCCGGCTCCGCACAT GATGTATTCATGATAAAGACACGACACGTAGAAAATAACAACTTGGCAAATGG ATTCCAGATGAGTGGCAAAAATATGTCAAACAACTTGACTCCAATTCTGTACGATTATTCCGAAGAGGAACTAATGGCCAGCATTGAAAAAGAATATAGCTGA